The Populus nigra chromosome 19, ddPopNigr1.1, whole genome shotgun sequence genome includes a window with the following:
- the LOC133679297 gene encoding serine carboxypeptidase-like 40 yields the protein MGKIPCLLLVFIVTLSRSVAQSHGIKNQGEALDNLYKAKFSRDSRIDTGPFEVLDTNQFEVMNMLLDESEVHPRQKGSKEKDRIKMLPGQPRVNFSQYGGYVTVNESAGSALYYYFVEADQHSKESALPLLLWLNGGPGCSSLGYGAMEELGPFRVHSNGKTLYRNNYSWNKVANVLFLESPAGVGFSYSNATSDSTYTSGDRETAAQNYMFLVNWLERFPEYKDRDFYIAGESYAGHYVPQLADNILHYNKKAKRSVVNLKGIMIGNSVINDHTDMQGMYDFFGTHAITSNENFRKIQHYCNFSSAGSLYKECQEAMDKADTDVSVIDIYNIYGPSCFNSNLTSKPKKTSPMNFDPCSDSYVLAYLNRPDVQEAMHANVTKLAYDWQPCGGFNWVDSASTVLPLLKEFMANGLRVWVFSGDIDGRVPVTSSQYSINEMNLTIKTQWHPWFSDQEVGGYVQVYKGDLTFATVRGAGHMVPSIQPVRALSLISHFLSGTPLP from the exons ATGGGAAAGATACCTTGTTTGCTTCTTGTTTTCATTGTAACTCTTTCACGTTCTGTAGCTCAAAGTCATGGCATCAAGAACCAAGGCGAAGCACTTGACAATCTCTACAAAGCCAAGTTTAGTAGAGATTCCAGAATTGATACAGGTCCTTTCGAGGTACTTGACACGAACCAATTTGAGGTGATGAATATGCTTTTAGATGAATCAGAAGTTCATCCTCGTCAAAAGGGATCAAAGGAGAAAGATAGAATCAAAATGTTGCCCGGACAACCCCGTGTCAACTTTTCACAATACGGTGGTTATGTTACTGTTAATGAATCTGCAGGTTCAGCactgtattattattttgttgaagcTGATCAACATTCAAAGGAGTCGGCATTGCCTCTTCTTCTTTGGCTAAATGGAG GCCCAGGTTGTTCATCACTGGGATATGGGGCAATGGAAGAGCTTGGACCATTTCGTGTACACAGCAATGGGAAAACTCTTTACAGAAACAATTATTCATGGAATAAGG TTGCAAATGTTTTGTTCTTGGAGTCCCCTGCTGGTGTAGGGTTTTCATACTCTAATGCAACATCGGACTCCACTTACACTAGTGGAGATAGAGAAACAGCTGCACAAAATTATATGTTCCTTGTAAATTGGTTGGAAAGATTTCCCGAATACAAAGACAGAGATTTTTACATAGCCGGAGAGAGCTACGCGGGACACTACGTGCCTCAACTTGCAGATAATATTCTTCATTATAATAAGAAGGCTAAGAGGAGTGTCGTCAACCTCAAAGGAATCATG ATTGGAAATTCTGTGATCAATGATCATACCGATATGCAAGGGATGTATGACTTCTTTGGAACACATGCTATAACTTCAAATGAGAACTTCCGTAAAATTCAACACTACTGTAATTTCTCAAGTGCCGGTAGTTTATATAAAGAGTGCCAAGAAGCCATGGACAAAGCAGATACAGATGTTAGTGTCATTGACATTTACAACATCTATGGCCCCTCATGCTTCAACAGTAATCTCACGTCCAAGCCAAAGAAGACATCA CCGATGAACTTCGATCCCTGCAGCGATTCTTATGTGCTGGCTTATCTTAATAGACCGGATGTCCAAGAAGCCATGCATGCCAATGTGACCAAACTTGCTTACGATTGGCAACCATGCGGTGGTTTTAACTGGGTTGATAGTGCCTCTACTGTTCTTCCCTTGCTAAAGGAGTTCATGGCAAATGGACTTCGAGTATGGGTATTCAG CGGTGATATAGACGGAAGGGTGCCAGTTACTTCTTCCCAGTATTCAATAAACGAGATGAACCTTACTATTAAAACTCAATGGCATCCTTGGTTCTCCGATCAAGAG GTTGGTGGGTATGTACAAGTATACAAAGGGGACTTGACATTCGCAACTGTAAGAGGGGCTGGGCATATGGTACCAAGCATCCAGCCTGTGAGAGCACTTTCATTGATCAGTCACTTCCTTTCTGGCACACCTCTCCCATAG